The Geotalea uraniireducens Rf4 genome window below encodes:
- a CDS encoding coiled-coil domain-containing protein yields the protein MPNLLSVRFSKVGYSDARIDGLGYSLARDGEAKNSLVLTGNGGGKTTQVHLLFSLFLPQRRELMSYQDNTGRRFEYYFEENEIAFIASEWSIPNSQIPLGGRQRTRVIGRFTQFTNREKYEYETYFFSFIADDELGIDDLPITSSIPHRVKAYCRTISEAKKYLKETFGKQPWREFFGPTDKMEYWQNYLRSLGFNIDIFRLMQMFTMSEGDPGAFLKRYCSQEAVLGMITKEVMDSNSTARLRDMLVQHRDSISLAPMTRAQITAYNALSELFSKMEPVAAKLMVADQAFAKAVAELGTVAARINATLAVESQKVADLSQIQAADKAILAAEKKNLGEMQAELRGVIERLASLASQAARAQYQEITEQLGKKSALVTAMRAVVDQVEVMNAKTTRDDLSRRLDALAEPTRNLADELAMAEQLLAEYLVQDLNAASTAVKKLEADEREAVEARKGLVNEKQELLAELAGQKKEQAMLQGVEDERARSLAAIPWHESGLQDGTQVQPRLAALEAESADLKGRLVSAQNEQADLKAELVSVEHRLKDHNEKLEALGKERGKAWAAFEDFQKRYASVAEMPGIKGLFQLDTPNLFLTGLDSRLKGSVASCEIDIRKLECDIASREERIQAIEKNGGLLPSSMDVETVLDALRSAKLDAHSYWQVFSQQNRAPEEAVRELGKDPFRVGGVAVSGPVALEKAREILAACNVLAPVAVSDYSVAIKSREESGFVVFPDAALAIDRKEAERFCTTARGEIGSMEAKIAIIKTARDAAAESRDALVSFLGGYNESSEALFKGDLVRLDNAIQACSSEIGTLTEKHAAVLELLAQVKNTCDMLADAIRKLEPLIQQVSKHIARYEQGRDDRLRRMQQLSLANSSTGRAVELLEERILVSEGVEREARDAAEKGRALASGITSELNKLGGIRKAPTDIFRTLATNTASARELHSGKSRALESANANEEYLRMQAMFDAAQKTYEERQRSWDRRHGGLTADALSNARWQVASTVATEDDYQRAVQEKNEAYESQVTAKQARDTLAKEEESHKKAHFNLPVIPCSLEQVEGRTREAWLSTAIEELTAAVAARSEAVANRAADLASAEYQVQLLSTLASDLQVADEVCAPYANFQEAQQDLAAAKKAEKLASTERDSLGRDLGALNIDLAELLDQDLCAPIASMGSLIKEEQRRSGGVLKEDVTGFLDRIHNAIESLKFELSQHERNEQKVVEQVVLDVKKAFGYLSKLATRSKVPALGGIWAEWSGKPFIQFRTRIEIDSDTSRQAIADTVTMISQIPGVLPAGDEIIHTALSAVLGKAYIIETLKPDTSPTTVYKGIEHPTGLNAWSGGERLSGAVLFYLAICNLLSVDGQGGNVMLLDNPFGSCTNIDFIRLVIALTRQYGVQIVACTPTENEDIRRLFPLNIMIRKGGTDGIIKSTGKPIVRYEKTVYNEGEIATLEISREVPHATS from the coding sequence ATGCCTAACCTTCTATCCGTCAGGTTCTCAAAAGTCGGCTATTCCGACGCACGGATCGACGGCCTCGGGTATAGCCTCGCCCGTGACGGGGAGGCAAAAAACAGCCTGGTTCTTACCGGCAATGGCGGAGGCAAGACAACGCAGGTTCACCTGCTGTTCTCACTGTTCCTTCCGCAGAGACGCGAACTGATGAGCTATCAGGACAATACCGGCCGCAGGTTCGAGTATTACTTCGAGGAAAACGAAATTGCCTTCATCGCGTCGGAGTGGTCTATCCCTAACAGCCAGATACCACTGGGCGGGCGCCAGAGGACCAGGGTCATCGGCCGATTTACGCAATTCACCAACAGGGAGAAGTACGAGTACGAAACATATTTCTTTTCTTTCATAGCCGACGATGAGCTGGGGATAGATGATTTGCCGATCACCTCGTCCATTCCTCACCGAGTAAAGGCATACTGCCGGACCATCAGTGAGGCAAAGAAGTATCTCAAGGAGACCTTCGGTAAACAACCTTGGCGGGAGTTTTTCGGCCCGACAGACAAGATGGAATACTGGCAGAACTATCTGCGGTCCCTCGGCTTCAATATCGACATCTTCCGGCTGATGCAGATGTTCACCATGAGCGAAGGTGACCCCGGAGCCTTTTTGAAACGGTATTGCAGCCAGGAGGCCGTCCTCGGGATGATCACCAAGGAAGTCATGGACAGCAATTCCACGGCGCGGCTTAGGGACATGCTGGTCCAGCACCGAGATTCAATCAGCTTGGCTCCGATGACCCGCGCTCAGATCACCGCCTACAACGCACTGTCCGAATTGTTCTCCAAGATGGAACCTGTGGCGGCAAAGCTCATGGTCGCCGATCAAGCCTTCGCCAAAGCCGTCGCAGAACTCGGTACCGTAGCGGCCCGGATCAACGCTACCCTTGCAGTGGAATCGCAAAAGGTGGCAGATCTATCCCAAATCCAAGCCGCGGACAAGGCCATACTGGCCGCTGAAAAGAAGAATCTTGGGGAGATGCAGGCAGAACTGCGCGGGGTGATCGAGCGCCTGGCAAGTCTCGCCAGTCAAGCCGCCAGGGCGCAATATCAGGAGATCACGGAGCAGCTTGGAAAGAAATCCGCGCTGGTCACTGCCATGCGGGCGGTGGTCGACCAGGTCGAGGTTATGAACGCAAAGACCACCCGCGACGATCTATCACGCCGGCTGGATGCGCTTGCGGAACCAACGCGAAACCTGGCCGACGAGCTGGCCATGGCCGAGCAGTTGCTGGCTGAATACCTGGTCCAAGACCTAAACGCTGCCTCTACAGCGGTAAAGAAGCTGGAGGCTGATGAGCGGGAGGCTGTCGAGGCAAGAAAAGGGCTGGTCAACGAAAAACAGGAGCTGCTTGCCGAGCTCGCAGGACAGAAAAAAGAACAGGCAATGCTGCAAGGGGTGGAGGATGAGCGGGCCCGGTCGCTGGCGGCAATCCCTTGGCATGAATCGGGCCTCCAGGACGGCACGCAGGTGCAACCAAGACTGGCGGCGTTGGAGGCCGAGTCGGCCGACCTGAAGGGGCGTCTGGTGTCGGCACAAAATGAACAGGCCGACCTCAAGGCCGAATTGGTGTCGGTCGAGCACCGCCTGAAGGACCATAATGAGAAGCTGGAAGCTCTCGGGAAAGAGCGTGGCAAAGCATGGGCCGCTTTTGAAGATTTCCAGAAAAGGTACGCCTCAGTAGCGGAAATGCCGGGGATAAAGGGTCTTTTCCAGCTGGATACGCCAAACCTGTTTCTTACCGGGCTGGACTCCAGATTGAAGGGAAGCGTCGCCTCCTGCGAGATCGACATCCGGAAGCTGGAATGCGACATCGCGAGCCGGGAAGAGCGCATTCAGGCGATTGAAAAAAACGGCGGCTTGCTCCCATCGTCCATGGACGTGGAGACTGTTCTCGATGCTCTGCGCTCGGCGAAGCTCGATGCCCACTCGTACTGGCAAGTATTCTCCCAGCAGAACAGAGCTCCCGAGGAAGCCGTCCGGGAACTGGGAAAGGACCCTTTCCGTGTCGGTGGGGTCGCGGTTTCGGGTCCGGTCGCCCTGGAAAAGGCTCGCGAAATCCTTGCCGCCTGCAACGTCCTTGCGCCGGTTGCCGTATCGGACTACTCCGTCGCAATAAAGAGCCGCGAAGAGAGCGGATTTGTAGTATTTCCCGATGCAGCGCTTGCTATTGACCGGAAAGAGGCCGAAAGGTTCTGTACCACTGCCAGGGGCGAAATCGGCTCTATGGAAGCGAAGATCGCTATCATCAAGACAGCTCGCGATGCGGCCGCTGAGTCCCGTGATGCTCTGGTCTCTTTTCTGGGTGGCTACAATGAGAGCTCGGAAGCGCTGTTTAAGGGTGATCTCGTCAGGCTGGATAACGCGATCCAGGCGTGCAGTTCCGAGATCGGGACCCTGACTGAAAAGCACGCGGCGGTGCTTGAACTTTTGGCTCAGGTGAAAAATACCTGCGACATGCTTGCCGACGCTATCCGGAAGCTGGAACCGCTTATCCAGCAGGTAAGTAAGCACATCGCCAGGTACGAGCAGGGACGGGACGACCGCCTCCGGCGCATGCAACAGCTCTCTTTGGCCAACAGCTCAACGGGCCGGGCCGTTGAGCTGTTGGAAGAGCGGATTCTGGTTTCTGAAGGTGTCGAAAGGGAGGCTCGCGATGCGGCCGAGAAGGGTCGTGCTCTCGCATCTGGTATCACGAGCGAGCTGAACAAGCTGGGCGGCATACGAAAGGCCCCAACCGACATCTTCCGGACACTGGCCACCAACACCGCTTCGGCAAGGGAGCTGCACTCCGGAAAGAGCCGGGCACTGGAATCGGCCAATGCCAACGAGGAGTACCTGCGCATGCAGGCGATGTTTGACGCCGCGCAAAAGACCTATGAGGAGCGCCAACGGAGCTGGGATAGACGCCACGGCGGCTTGACAGCTGACGCACTGTCCAATGCCCGCTGGCAGGTGGCCAGCACCGTAGCCACGGAAGATGATTATCAGAGAGCTGTTCAGGAAAAAAATGAAGCATACGAGTCCCAGGTCACGGCGAAGCAGGCCAGAGACACGCTCGCCAAGGAAGAGGAGAGCCATAAAAAAGCTCACTTTAATCTCCCGGTCATCCCATGCTCCCTGGAACAGGTCGAGGGCCGCACCCGGGAGGCGTGGCTTTCCACCGCCATAGAGGAACTGACGGCGGCAGTCGCTGCACGCAGCGAGGCCGTAGCCAACAGAGCGGCTGATCTGGCAAGTGCCGAGTACCAGGTCCAGTTGCTTTCTACTCTTGCTTCGGACCTCCAGGTGGCGGATGAGGTCTGCGCTCCCTACGCGAATTTCCAGGAAGCACAGCAGGACCTCGCTGCCGCTAAAAAGGCGGAGAAGCTGGCGTCGACAGAGCGGGACTCACTGGGTCGTGACCTGGGCGCTCTCAACATTGATCTCGCCGAGCTTCTGGATCAGGACCTGTGCGCGCCGATCGCCTCCATGGGCTCGCTGATCAAGGAAGAGCAGCGCAGGTCCGGTGGAGTGCTGAAGGAAGACGTGACGGGTTTCCTTGACAGGATCCACAACGCCATAGAGTCGTTGAAATTTGAACTGAGCCAGCATGAGAGAAACGAGCAGAAGGTTGTCGAGCAGGTCGTGCTGGACGTCAAGAAGGCTTTCGGGTATCTCAGCAAACTCGCCACCCGCAGCAAGGTACCGGCTCTCGGTGGTATCTGGGCAGAGTGGTCCGGCAAACCATTCATCCAGTTCCGGACCCGCATCGAAATCGATAGCGATACCTCACGGCAGGCGATTGCCGATACGGTAACCATGATCTCGCAGATACCCGGAGTCCTCCCCGCTGGAGACGAGATAATCCATACCGCCCTGTCAGCCGTTCTCGGTAAGGCTTATATCATCGAGACGCTCAAACCGGACACTTCGCCCACGACAGTCTACAAGGGGATAGAGCACCCGACCGGCCTAAACGCCTGGTCCGGCGGAGAAAGGCTGTCCGGGGCAGTGCTTTTTTACCTGGCTATATGCAACCTGCTGTCGGTCGACGGCCAGGGTGGCAACGTAATGCTGCTCGACAACCCCTTTGGGTCATGTACCAACATCGATTTCATTCGTCTGGTAATAGCCCTGACGCGTCAATACGGCGTTCAAATAGTCGCTTGCACTCCGACCGAAAACGAAGATATCCGCCGGCTGTTTCCGCTTAACATCATGATCAGGAAAGGCGGCACGGACGGCATCATCAAAAGCACCGGCAAGCCTATCGTCAGGTACGAAAAGACGGTTTACAACGAGGGGGAAATAGCGACACTTGAGATTTCGCGGGAGGTCCCACATGCAACGTCCTGA
- a CDS encoding helix-turn-helix domain-containing protein produces the protein MDIEFSSSDLQALCEQQRLMTKQLGDKFSPDWISPPGETILDLLEEHGWKQTELAKRTGYTTKHISLLINGKAPITEDTAIKLERVVGSTAHFWLAREAQYREGLVRVTERDSLKVVADWLKELPLKEMITFGWIRAFADKGEQVAECLRFFGVATVDLWRKEYGEPLAAFRSSDKFDKHAGSVAAWLRQGERSAATLKTEPYERSAFKEALGALRTLTREPDPDIFIPKLIEACAKTGVAVVVEPAPKGCPASGATLWLSQDKALLMLNLRHKTNDHFWFSFFHEAGHLLRHGKRLRFIEMEGALSNEHEEEANEFARDWLIPPHYSRSLAAMQKSEVAINALADQLGIAPGIIVGRLQNEGLLRWDSRLNKSLKVRYEWRHAA, from the coding sequence ATGGATATTGAGTTTTCCTCCTCTGACCTTCAAGCCCTCTGTGAACAACAACGACTCATGACAAAGCAGCTTGGTGACAAATTCTCTCCCGACTGGATCTCTCCGCCAGGGGAAACGATTCTCGATCTTCTTGAAGAGCACGGCTGGAAACAGACCGAGCTGGCCAAACGTACCGGCTATACCACCAAGCATATCAGTCTGCTGATCAACGGGAAGGCACCGATAACTGAAGATACTGCCATCAAGCTGGAGCGGGTTGTCGGCAGTACAGCCCACTTCTGGCTTGCCCGTGAAGCCCAGTATAGGGAAGGGCTGGTGCGCGTGACTGAAAGGGATTCGTTGAAGGTTGTAGCGGACTGGCTCAAGGAACTTCCTCTGAAAGAGATGATCACCTTCGGTTGGATTCGGGCCTTTGCCGACAAGGGGGAGCAGGTTGCCGAATGCTTGCGGTTCTTTGGTGTTGCGACGGTTGATTTGTGGAGAAAGGAATATGGCGAGCCATTGGCGGCTTTTCGTTCTTCCGATAAATTTGACAAGCATGCCGGTTCAGTTGCTGCGTGGCTCCGACAGGGGGAGAGGAGCGCAGCTACCTTAAAGACAGAACCGTATGAAAGATCGGCATTCAAAGAAGCCCTTGGGGCGTTGCGGACACTGACCCGAGAACCTGACCCTGATATATTCATTCCTAAATTAATTGAAGCATGTGCGAAAACCGGTGTTGCCGTGGTAGTCGAGCCGGCGCCGAAGGGATGTCCCGCCAGCGGGGCCACGCTGTGGCTATCCCAGGACAAGGCTCTGTTGATGCTGAACCTCCGGCATAAGACCAATGATCATTTCTGGTTTTCGTTCTTCCATGAGGCGGGACACCTGCTGCGCCATGGCAAGCGGCTGCGCTTCATCGAAATGGAAGGTGCACTCAGTAACGAGCATGAAGAGGAGGCCAACGAGTTTGCCAGAGACTGGCTGATACCTCCCCATTATTCCCGAAGCCTGGCTGCAATGCAGAAATCCGAGGTTGCGATAAACGCGCTCGCCGACCAGCTGGGGATAGCGCCCGGCATCATCGTTGGCCGGCTGCAGAATGAAGGGTTGCTGCGGTGGGATTCACGTTTGAACAAATCTCTTAAGGTGCGCTACGAGTGGCGGCATGCGGCATGA